The Bacteroides acidifaciens genome includes a region encoding these proteins:
- the sppA gene encoding signal peptide peptidase SppA — protein sequence MKDFLKFTLATVTGIILSSIVLFIISMVTLVGIMSASDTETIVKKNSVMMLDLNGTLVERTQEDPLGILSQLFDDGSNTYGLDDILSSIKKAKENENIKGIYLQASSLGASYASLQEIRNALLDFKESGKFIIAYGDSYTQGLYYLSSVADKVLLNPKGMIEWRGIASAPLFYKDLLQKIGVEMQVFKVGTYKSAVEPFIATEMSPANREQVTVFINSIWGQVTEGVAASRSLPVDSLNAYADRMLMFYPAEESVKCGLADTLIYRNDVRNYLKQMVEIDKDDRLPIVELADMINVKKNVPKDKSGNIVAVYYASGEITDYPSSSASEEGIVGPKVSRDLRKLQEDDDVKAVVLRVNSPGGSAFASEQIWHAVKELKAKKPVIVSMGDYAASGGYYISCVADTIVAEPTTLTGSIGIFGMIPNVKELTEKIGLTYDVVKTNKYSDFGNIMRPFNEGEKSLLQMMITQGYDTFVGRCAEGRHMTKEAIEKIAEGRVWTGETAKELGLVDELGGIDKALDIAVAKAGIEGYTIVSYPAKQDFLSSLFDAKPTNYVESQLLKSKLGEYYQQFGLLKNLKEQSMIQARIPFELNIK from the coding sequence ATGAAAGATTTCTTGAAATTCACACTTGCCACAGTGACAGGTATCATTTTGTCAAGTATTGTATTATTTATTATCAGCATGGTAACGCTGGTAGGTATCATGTCTGCCTCGGATACAGAAACAATAGTAAAAAAGAATTCTGTAATGATGCTCGATTTGAACGGTACGTTGGTGGAACGTACACAAGAGGATCCGTTAGGCATTTTATCACAGTTATTCGATGACGGGTCTAACACATACGGGCTGGACGACATTCTTTCATCCATCAAGAAAGCCAAAGAGAACGAAAATATCAAAGGGATTTATTTGCAGGCTAGTTCATTGGGCGCATCCTACGCTTCCTTACAGGAGATACGTAATGCGTTATTGGATTTTAAGGAAAGCGGAAAATTCATCATTGCCTATGGTGACTCTTATACTCAAGGGCTTTATTATCTGTCCAGTGTAGCTGATAAAGTATTACTTAATCCCAAAGGTATGATCGAATGGCGTGGTATCGCTTCCGCTCCTCTCTTCTACAAGGATCTGCTTCAGAAAATCGGCGTGGAAATGCAAGTATTCAAGGTAGGAACCTACAAATCTGCCGTCGAGCCGTTCATTGCTACTGAAATGAGTCCGGCCAACCGCGAACAGGTTACAGTTTTCATCAACTCCATCTGGGGACAAGTGACGGAAGGTGTAGCGGCCAGCCGTAGTCTTCCGGTCGATTCTCTCAATGCTTATGCAGACCGTATGTTAATGTTCTACCCGGCAGAAGAAAGCGTGAAATGCGGATTGGCCGATACGCTGATTTATCGCAATGACGTACGCAACTATCTCAAGCAGATGGTGGAAATAGATAAAGACGACCGTCTGCCCATAGTAGAGCTGGCAGATATGATTAATGTGAAAAAAAATGTGCCCAAAGATAAAAGCGGTAATATCGTTGCCGTTTACTATGCATCCGGTGAAATCACAGATTATCCCAGTTCCTCTGCTTCCGAAGAAGGTATCGTAGGTCCCAAAGTGAGCCGCGATTTACGTAAATTGCAAGAAGATGACGATGTGAAAGCTGTGGTACTCCGTGTTAATTCTCCGGGCGGAAGTGCTTTTGCTTCGGAACAAATCTGGCACGCAGTGAAAGAATTGAAAGCTAAAAAGCCCGTCATCGTTTCCATGGGCGATTATGCAGCGTCAGGCGGTTATTATATCTCTTGTGTAGCCGATACGATTGTTGCGGAACCTACAACGCTGACCGGCTCTATCGGCATCTTCGGAATGATTCCGAATGTCAAAGAATTAACAGAGAAAATAGGTCTGACATATGATGTGGTAAAAACCAACAAATATTCAGATTTCGGAAATATTATGCGTCCTTTCAATGAGGGTGAGAAGTCATTATTACAAATGATGATTACCCAGGGATATGACACATTTGTAGGCAGATGTGCCGAAGGACGCCATATGACAAAGGAAGCAATCGAAAAGATTGCCGAAGGACGTGTGTGGACTGGTGAAACGGCCAAAGAATTAGGATTAGTAGACGAGTTAGGAGGCATTGACAAGGCATTGGATATTGCCGTAGCCAAAGCAGGTATTGAAGGGTATACAATAGTATCCTATCCTGCCAAGCAGGATTTCCTGTCTTCTCTATTCGACGCAAAGCCGACCAATTATGTAGAATCACAACTTCTGAAAAGTAAATTAGGCGAGTATTACCAACAATTCGGCTTACTGAAAAACTTAAAAGAACAATCCATGATTCAGGCACGTATTCCATTCGAATTGAATATTAAATAA
- a CDS encoding GH92 family glycosyl hydrolase → MKRKIPLMTAALAGLFFYSSCTPTEKMEMQDYARYVNTFIGAADNGHTFPGACYPFGMVQTSPVTGAVGWRYCSEYVYQDTLIWGFTQTHLNGTGCMDLGDILVMPVTGTRARAWDAYRSHFSKDKEAATPGYYTVELSDPQVKAELTASIHAALHRYTYHKADSASVLIDLQHGPAWREEQYHSQVNSCEVNWEDAQTLTGHVNNTVWVDQDYFFVMKFNRPVVDSLYLPMGETEKGKRIVATFDMKPGEELMMKVALSTTSVDGAKKNLEAEIPAWDFDGVKTAVHNEWNNYLSRIEIDGTDDEKTNFYTCFYHALIQPNQISDVDGMYRNAADSIVKTGTGTFYSTFSLWDTYRAAHPFYTLVIPERVDDFVNSLIEQGEVQGFLPIWALWGKENFCMIGNHGVSVIAEAYRKGFRGFDAERAFNMIKKTQTVSHPLKSNWEVYTKYGYFPTDLIKAESVSSTLESVYDDYAAADMARRMGKEEDAAYFSKRADYYKNLFDSETQFMRPRKADGTWKAPFNPSALGHSESIGGDYTEGNAWQYTWHVQHDVPGLISLFGGEKPFLNKLDSLFTVKLEGESLSDVTGLIGQYAHGNEPSHHVTYLYALAGRPERTQELVREIFDTQYKNKPDGLCGNDDCGQMSAWYMLSAMGFYPVDPVSGEYVFGAPQLPKMVLHLADGKTFTVIAENLSKEHLYVDSITLNGEPYTKNSISHEDIVKGGTLVYKMK, encoded by the coding sequence ATGAAAAGAAAAATCCCTTTGATGACTGCTGCTTTGGCAGGTTTATTCTTTTATTCTTCCTGCACCCCGACAGAAAAAATGGAAATGCAGGATTATGCCCGATATGTTAATACTTTTATTGGCGCTGCTGATAACGGTCATACATTTCCCGGTGCGTGTTATCCTTTCGGAATGGTGCAGACTAGTCCCGTAACAGGTGCAGTCGGTTGGCGATACTGTTCTGAGTATGTTTATCAGGACACGTTGATTTGGGGATTCACTCAGACCCATCTGAACGGAACAGGGTGCATGGATTTGGGTGATATCCTGGTGATGCCGGTAACAGGCACACGTGCCCGTGCATGGGATGCTTATCGTAGTCACTTCTCAAAAGATAAAGAAGCCGCTACTCCGGGGTATTATACGGTTGAACTTTCAGACCCTCAGGTGAAAGCGGAACTGACTGCTTCCATTCATGCAGCCCTGCATCGTTACACTTATCATAAAGCCGATTCGGCTTCAGTCTTGATTGACTTGCAACATGGACCCGCATGGCGAGAAGAACAGTATCATTCGCAAGTGAACAGTTGCGAAGTAAACTGGGAAGATGCGCAGACACTGACCGGGCATGTCAATAATACCGTATGGGTGGATCAGGATTATTTCTTCGTAATGAAATTCAATCGTCCTGTCGTAGATTCTCTTTATCTTCCAATGGGAGAAACAGAAAAAGGAAAACGTATCGTTGCTACTTTCGACATGAAACCGGGTGAAGAACTGATGATGAAAGTTGCCCTTTCCACTACCAGCGTAGATGGAGCAAAGAAGAATCTGGAAGCCGAAATTCCTGCATGGGACTTTGACGGAGTGAAAACTGCCGTTCATAATGAATGGAATAATTATCTGAGCCGTATTGAAATAGACGGTACTGACGATGAAAAGACCAATTTCTATACTTGTTTTTATCATGCGCTAATCCAGCCGAACCAGATTTCGGATGTAGACGGTATGTACCGTAACGCTGCCGACTCCATAGTGAAAACCGGAACAGGAACTTTCTATTCCACCTTCTCTCTGTGGGATACCTATCGTGCCGCTCATCCGTTCTATACATTAGTGATTCCCGAACGTGTGGATGATTTTGTAAATTCGTTGATAGAGCAAGGTGAAGTACAGGGCTTCCTGCCTATCTGGGCATTATGGGGAAAAGAAAATTTCTGTATGATTGGCAATCACGGTGTATCAGTTATTGCTGAGGCCTATCGTAAGGGATTCCGTGGCTTTGATGCCGAACGTGCTTTCAATATGATAAAGAAAACTCAGACAGTCTCTCATCCGTTGAAGTCGAACTGGGAAGTTTATACAAAATACGGATATTTCCCAACAGACCTGATAAAAGCGGAATCGGTATCTTCTACCCTGGAATCAGTGTATGATGATTATGCCGCTGCCGACATGGCACGCCGTATGGGAAAAGAGGAAGATGCCGCTTATTTCTCAAAACGTGCGGATTATTATAAGAACCTCTTCGATTCGGAAACTCAATTTATGCGTCCGCGTAAGGCTGACGGAACTTGGAAAGCTCCGTTTAATCCAAGTGCGTTGGGACATTCCGAAAGTATTGGCGGTGACTATACTGAGGGGAATGCATGGCAATATACCTGGCATGTACAGCATGATGTGCCGGGATTAATCAGTCTGTTTGGTGGTGAAAAACCTTTCCTGAACAAGTTGGATTCTTTGTTCACAGTTAAGCTTGAAGGTGAAAGCCTGTCGGATGTGACAGGTTTGATCGGACAGTATGCCCACGGCAACGAACCGAGTCATCATGTCACTTATTTATATGCATTGGCCGGTCGTCCGGAACGTACGCAAGAGTTGGTTCGTGAAATCTTCGATACCCAATACAAGAATAAACCCGACGGACTTTGTGGCAACGATGACTGTGGCCAGATGTCAGCCTGGTATATGCTTAGCGCAATGGGATTCTATCCGGTAGATCCGGTGAGCGGGGAATATGTATTCGGTGCTCCTCAATTGCCGAAGATGGTATTGCATTTGGCTGATGGAAAGACTTTCACGGTTATTGCAGAGAACTTGTCTAAAGAACATCTGTATGTGGATAGCATAACACTGAATGGAGAACCTTACACGAAGAACTCAATATCACATGAAGATATTGTGAAAGGTGGAACGTTGGTGTATAAGATGAAGTAA
- a CDS encoding beta-N-acetylhexosaminidase, with product MRITYILIFLLAATLFSFPLKAKDSIRLIPQPADIRLQSGTLTISSSIDISYSPILNKEATLLSKYLQESELTTQLHPGKLGAMIQLQISPTVLPAYKEGYVLQISDRNIQIKSSSSTGIFYGIQTLRQLIGKYPDHRLPQLSITDYPNFSWRAFMLDEARYFKGKEVVCRLLDQMAYLKMNTFHWHLTDDQGWRIEIKKFPKLTEIGSYRDSSEINHFESDVFDGKPHSGYYTQKEIKEIIEYARERHINIVPEIEMPGHASAAIASYPWLGTNNESIQVPGKFGVHYNVYNVADPKVLDALKDILTEVIELFPSPVIHIGGDEVKYNQWKESPVVQAYMQKHALQTPAELQVHFTNGISNWLSSKGKRMMGWNEITGSKLHEYQSSTDTAIQNEKLAKNAIVHCWKGDYSLIKEAIENGYDIVNAYHEYTYLDYDYKKIPLEKAYHFNPVPEGLTTEQRIHVLGVSCQMWGEFIPTVESMDKLLFPRIAAYAETGWSLEKNKNFQQFSEALKTH from the coding sequence ATGAGAATTACATATATACTCATCTTCCTGCTGGCAGCAACTCTCTTTTCATTTCCGCTCAAGGCAAAAGACTCTATCCGGCTGATACCACAGCCAGCCGATATCCGGTTACAATCCGGTACTCTCACAATATCCAGCTCAATTGATATTTCCTATTCACCGATATTAAATAAGGAAGCAACTCTACTAAGTAAGTATTTACAGGAATCAGAGCTAACTACACAACTTCATCCCGGCAAGCTCGGTGCAATGATTCAGCTACAAATCTCCCCAACTGTTCTTCCTGCATATAAAGAAGGATATGTCCTGCAAATTTCGGATCGAAATATACAGATAAAATCGTCTTCATCCACCGGAATATTCTACGGTATCCAGACATTGCGCCAGCTCATCGGTAAATATCCAGACCACCGGCTTCCACAACTGAGCATTACCGATTATCCTAACTTCAGTTGGAGAGCTTTCATGTTGGATGAAGCACGCTATTTCAAAGGAAAAGAAGTAGTATGCCGACTGCTCGACCAAATGGCTTATTTAAAAATGAACACATTCCATTGGCACCTGACAGACGACCAGGGCTGGCGCATTGAAATCAAGAAATTTCCAAAACTTACAGAAATCGGCTCTTACCGTGATTCAAGCGAAATCAATCATTTTGAAAGTGATGTGTTCGACGGTAAACCACATAGCGGCTATTATACCCAGAAAGAGATAAAAGAAATTATCGAGTATGCCCGCGAACGTCATATCAATATTGTTCCGGAAATAGAAATGCCGGGACACGCCAGTGCCGCCATTGCTTCTTACCCCTGGCTGGGAACAAATAACGAATCTATTCAGGTGCCGGGAAAATTCGGAGTGCATTACAATGTTTACAACGTAGCCGATCCCAAAGTACTGGACGCCTTGAAAGATATCCTGACCGAAGTTATTGAATTATTCCCTTCTCCGGTAATCCATATCGGGGGCGATGAAGTGAAATATAACCAATGGAAAGAGTCTCCTGTAGTGCAGGCATATATGCAGAAGCATGCACTGCAAACACCGGCAGAACTACAAGTGCATTTCACCAACGGCATATCCAACTGGCTTTCCTCTAAAGGAAAAAGGATGATGGGCTGGAACGAAATCACGGGCAGCAAGTTGCACGAATACCAATCTTCTACCGATACTGCTATCCAAAATGAGAAGCTGGCAAAAAATGCGATTGTACATTGTTGGAAAGGAGATTATTCTTTGATTAAAGAAGCTATTGAGAATGGATATGATATAGTAAATGCTTATCACGAATATACTTATCTCGATTATGACTACAAAAAAATTCCTTTAGAGAAAGCATATCATTTCAACCCTGTACCCGAAGGGCTGACAACAGAACAGCGTATTCATGTATTAGGTGTCAGTTGCCAGATGTGGGGAGAGTTTATTCCGACCGTAGAAAGTATGGATAAACTGTTATTTCCCAGGATAGCCGCATATGCAGAAACAGGATGGAGCTTGGAAAAGAACAAGAACTTTCAGCAGTTTTCAGAAGCATTGAAAACTCATTAA
- a CDS encoding DUF4832 domain-containing protein, producing MKRYYFQILLACCLTLFAGCSDSDSESGQNGIPKGSKAIDLQQDRSGLLRNPCMGWGLYDDAVGNVSNAEEYWAAQDEAARNYASFFYIRWRWSEMEPEEGKYAWIYDENYKKLIQGALDRGLKLCFRIYDNGQDNIRQGTPEYVRTAGARGYEVEGQNSAKLWTPYADDPIFQQKYEKFVAAFAKEYDNPDIVDFIDGHSLGWWGEGSHIEYLNSDKKKETFDWFTTMYSKNFKNIILVLPYNSEIGFNTEKEIAIDQKGYGLRRDGLGSMWFTENDEKVANEMYGKVLMVGECAYWGGYTAAYEPYKNDTKFSFKSWKDVYNQSFDHAQTYHFNTLDLRTITETKGWTGLAPELVRKFVLNGGYRVYPTYVIMPYEASAGQTVSISHSWRNTGYGYLPNNMKNWNYKYKPTFALFDESGKLVKSWIDEDAEPSQWLSNQRKNYTYEVSLDGISKGNYQWAVAIVDKTKDNKPGINISIKDKEKKDGWTFISEMTIK from the coding sequence ATGAAAAGATATTACTTTCAAATATTACTGGCGTGTTGTCTGACGCTATTTGCCGGATGTTCCGATTCCGATTCGGAATCCGGTCAGAACGGCATACCCAAAGGTTCAAAAGCTATTGACCTGCAACAAGACAGAAGTGGTCTGCTACGTAATCCCTGTATGGGTTGGGGCCTTTATGACGATGCAGTCGGCAATGTATCCAATGCAGAAGAGTATTGGGCTGCACAAGACGAAGCTGCACGCAACTATGCATCTTTCTTCTATATACGCTGGCGTTGGTCGGAAATGGAACCGGAGGAAGGAAAATATGCCTGGATCTATGACGAGAACTATAAAAAACTGATTCAAGGGGCGCTCGACCGGGGATTGAAGTTATGTTTCCGTATCTATGACAACGGACAGGATAACATCCGCCAAGGTACTCCCGAATATGTCCGCACTGCAGGCGCCCGAGGATATGAAGTCGAAGGACAAAATAGCGCCAAACTATGGACTCCTTATGCCGACGATCCTATCTTTCAGCAGAAATATGAAAAGTTTGTCGCAGCATTCGCCAAAGAGTATGATAACCCGGATATCGTAGATTTTATTGATGGACACTCTTTGGGCTGGTGGGGCGAAGGCTCACATATCGAATACCTGAATTCTGACAAGAAGAAAGAGACTTTCGACTGGTTTACAACGATGTATTCCAAGAACTTCAAGAATATCATTCTGGTATTACCCTATAATAGTGAAATCGGATTCAATACGGAAAAAGAAATTGCTATCGACCAAAAAGGATATGGATTACGCAGAGACGGCCTGGGAAGTATGTGGTTTACTGAAAATGACGAGAAAGTAGCGAACGAAATGTACGGAAAAGTTTTAATGGTGGGCGAATGTGCTTACTGGGGAGGATATACGGCTGCTTACGAACCGTACAAAAATGATACGAAATTCTCTTTCAAATCATGGAAAGATGTATATAATCAGAGTTTCGACCATGCCCAGACTTATCATTTCAACACACTCGACCTAAGGACGATTACCGAAACAAAGGGGTGGACGGGACTGGCACCGGAACTTGTCCGCAAATTCGTTCTGAACGGAGGATACAGGGTATATCCTACTTATGTAATCATGCCTTATGAAGCCTCAGCAGGTCAAACCGTATCTATCTCCCATTCATGGAGAAACACCGGATATGGTTACTTGCCGAATAACATGAAGAACTGGAACTATAAGTACAAACCGACCTTTGCCTTGTTCGACGAGAGCGGCAAACTGGTAAAATCATGGATTGACGAGGATGCCGAACCTTCGCAATGGTTGTCCAACCAACGGAAAAACTATACTTATGAGGTTTCCCTCGATGGTATTTCCAAAGGCAATTACCAATGGGCGGTAGCTATTGTGGACAAGACCAAAGATAACAAACCGGGTATCAATATCAGTATCAAAGATAAGGAGAAGAAGGACGGGTGGACGTTTATCAGTGAGATGACTATTAAATAA
- a CDS encoding SusE domain-containing protein: MKKLIYSIIGLLMFAGCEDDYKTDITIPMSGIYLSSPAEGATMDLNDESKDSYEFTWDKASEQGSVLIFSTTKDLVKQVTVEVGTKTSCNISALVINQLLSKLDIKSGNERLIYWTVKDKNNQTAAASEVRTLQARRMKSVLLAPEDMSTTTLLANATQTKMKFEWDASGTGNDTECTVLLSLNPEMDNFVELPTKGTGNISITHEEMEQTIEKLSIERYRTNTIYWNVRNNTDQSLISRVANTLYTNDMMRLVDKRGDETITYPVVRVTFSDGTSQVWTAQNLNTTRYPDGTEIEAEYYRYAPESLGEDWIKAIGTYYSFVIRDRIIPKGWRIPTEAEWNYLFSEAGKNGGYNVLKDPVYYYKDPTGQEHLNEWGLSFTSAGTWNLDRDAIELAQEKFYFMAADLGDPATWNDPWRALIHDNSETLWVSWAKGTVMRYIYAE; the protein is encoded by the coding sequence ATGAAAAAGTTAATTTATAGCATCATCGGACTACTAATGTTCGCCGGTTGCGAAGATGATTATAAGACCGACATCACAATTCCAATGTCGGGCATATATCTGAGTTCTCCCGCCGAAGGAGCAACTATGGACTTAAATGATGAAAGTAAAGATTCATACGAGTTTACTTGGGATAAGGCTTCGGAACAAGGTTCCGTACTGATATTCAGCACTACCAAAGACCTTGTGAAACAGGTTACCGTAGAAGTAGGGACAAAGACTAGTTGCAATATATCAGCACTGGTTATTAACCAATTACTTTCCAAGTTAGATATTAAATCCGGAAATGAGAGACTCATTTACTGGACTGTAAAAGATAAAAACAACCAGACTGCCGCCGCATCAGAAGTTCGTACGCTACAAGCCAGACGAATGAAAAGCGTCTTGCTTGCTCCTGAAGATATGTCGACAACCACTTTATTAGCAAACGCTACACAAACCAAAATGAAATTTGAATGGGACGCTTCAGGAACCGGTAATGACACAGAGTGTACGGTACTCCTTTCTTTAAATCCGGAAATGGACAACTTCGTAGAACTGCCGACCAAAGGAACAGGAAATATCTCGATCACCCACGAAGAAATGGAACAGACAATCGAGAAGTTGTCTATCGAACGTTACCGAACCAACACTATTTATTGGAATGTACGTAACAATACAGATCAGTCACTTATTTCGCGTGTCGCCAACACATTATACACAAACGACATGATGCGTCTTGTCGACAAACGTGGAGATGAGACGATCACTTATCCCGTAGTCCGCGTGACATTCTCCGACGGAACTTCGCAAGTGTGGACAGCCCAAAATCTGAATACTACCAGATACCCGGATGGAACGGAAATCGAAGCCGAATATTACAGATATGCTCCCGAATCCCTCGGAGAGGACTGGATCAAAGCAATCGGTACCTATTACAGTTTTGTGATTCGCGACCGGATTATCCCGAAAGGCTGGAGAATACCGACCGAAGCCGAATGGAATTATTTATTCTCCGAAGCTGGGAAGAATGGCGGGTATAATGTTCTTAAAGATCCTGTCTATTATTATAAAGATCCTACCGGCCAGGAACATCTGAATGAATGGGGACTGAGCTTTACTTCAGCAGGTACATGGAACTTGGATAGGGACGCAATCGAACTGGCTCAGGAAAAATTCTACTTTATGGCCGCCGACTTGGGCGATCCCGCAACCTGGAACGATCCCTGGCGAGCTTTAATCCATGACAACAGCGAAACATTATGGGTATCCTGGGCTAAAGGAACCGTCATGCGCTATATCTATGCAGAATAA
- a CDS encoding RagB/SusD family nutrient uptake outer membrane protein codes for MKRITKLIYLALGSCLIAGLNASCELVSENYGDINTSIFPKTAEDADAITTSAAYATFKNSGYGGLFNIATGIQIVSDEAGDYGMCNWGWDHINYANWNTLKISGSGSWLTVESYAYVNDISKMTLTIDRLNGIEMDDALKQQYIAELRMGRGWLAYLLYDFYGPIPIADLETLKNPMAEKILPRLSEEEMQTYIETELTEASKVLPANYKKGDKNYGRFTAGLAHTVLLKLYMLTKQWDKAEAEGRELMKPEYGFELVPEYKDIFTLANEKNPEIIWACQCAKGYQEHKWQPHVLPNDYNFTSYLDKMTKWNGYKISWDFMQTFDPADRRLLTIAYEYTSKDGVVHNEKNDRPDPSAQLYLGAVPLKYEFDPDCTGEDSQIDWIIYRYADVLTLTAEAIVRNKNAVTQEAVNILNEVRTRSLPGKGYSLQDLNSVDKFLKAVLDERGWELYFEGNRRQDLIRYGLFVEAIKKKAQSMGKQTLVDEDRYRFPIPQDIIDEGKGIIKQNPGY; via the coding sequence ATGAAAAGAATTACAAAACTTATATATCTTGCTCTCGGAAGCTGCCTCATCGCAGGACTGAACGCTTCATGCGAACTCGTCTCCGAGAACTATGGTGATATCAATACCAGTATCTTCCCAAAAACGGCAGAAGACGCTGACGCTATCACAACGTCTGCCGCATACGCCACCTTTAAAAATAGTGGCTATGGTGGTCTGTTCAATATAGCAACGGGCATACAAATCGTCAGCGACGAGGCAGGTGATTACGGAATGTGTAACTGGGGCTGGGACCATATCAACTATGCCAACTGGAACACCCTCAAGATATCCGGCTCCGGTAGCTGGCTGACCGTCGAGAGCTACGCTTATGTAAACGATATCAGTAAAATGACTCTGACTATCGACCGGTTGAACGGTATTGAAATGGACGATGCCCTCAAACAGCAATACATCGCTGAACTCCGTATGGGTAGGGGGTGGCTGGCATACCTTCTCTACGATTTCTACGGTCCAATCCCCATTGCCGACCTGGAAACACTCAAGAATCCCATGGCTGAGAAAATTCTCCCCCGACTCAGTGAAGAAGAAATGCAAACCTATATCGAGACTGAACTTACAGAAGCAAGCAAAGTACTGCCTGCCAACTACAAAAAGGGTGATAAGAACTATGGTCGTTTTACAGCCGGATTGGCACATACCGTTTTGTTAAAACTCTATATGCTTACCAAGCAATGGGACAAGGCGGAAGCAGAGGGACGCGAACTGATGAAACCTGAATACGGTTTCGAACTTGTGCCCGAATACAAAGATATATTCACGCTGGCAAATGAGAAGAACCCTGAAATTATCTGGGCTTGCCAATGTGCCAAAGGATACCAGGAACATAAATGGCAACCTCATGTATTACCCAACGATTATAATTTCACCTCTTATCTGGATAAAATGACCAAATGGAACGGATATAAAATCTCATGGGACTTTATGCAGACCTTTGATCCGGCAGACAGACGTTTGCTGACTATTGCATACGAATATACCAGTAAAGACGGAGTGGTACATAATGAAAAGAATGACAGGCCGGATCCTTCCGCCCAATTATATTTAGGAGCAGTTCCATTGAAATATGAATTTGATCCGGATTGTACGGGAGAAGACTCACAGATAGACTGGATTATCTATCGGTATGCCGATGTGCTCACTTTGACAGCAGAGGCTATTGTACGCAACAAGAATGCCGTAACGCAGGAAGCTGTTAATATACTTAATGAAGTGCGTACCCGCTCGCTTCCCGGAAAAGGATACAGTCTGCAAGATTTGAACAGTGTGGATAAATTTCTGAAAGCCGTATTGGACGAAAGAGGTTGGGAGTTATATTTCGAAGGAAATCGCCGCCAAGACCTGATCCGCTATGGATTATTTGTGGAAGCTATCAAAAAGAAGGCTCAATCAATGGGTAAACAAACACTTGTGGATGAAGACCGTTACCGCTTCCCTATTCCACAAGATATTATTGATGAAGGTAAGGGAATAATCAAACAGAACCCCGGTTATTAA